One genomic window of Streptomyces sp. WP-1 includes the following:
- a CDS encoding citrate synthase/methylcitrate synthase — translation MAINRTATPLVDVPRGLAGVVVTETQIGDVRGREGFYHYRQYSAVDLARTRRFEDVWHLLVHGTLPDAGRGAAFAAETAALRRLPEEVRASLPAIAAASRVSGPLAGLRTGLSLLGAARGFGPLYDLDADRRRADTLAACAAVPTLLTALYRLGRGLEPVEPREDLPYAANYLYMLTGSVPDPRRARAVEQYLISTIDHGFNASTFTARVIASTGADVAACLTGAVGALSGPLHGGAPSRALDTLDAIGTPDRVEPWIRERVLAGERIMGFGHAVYRTEDPRSRMLREIALGFGGPRVEFAVEVERRVEAVLAELKPGRELHTNVEFYAGVVMELCGLPREMFTPTFAAGRVVGWSANILEQAADSKIIRPAARYVGPEPAVAVPAV, via the coding sequence ATGGCCATCAACAGGACCGCAACGCCCCTCGTCGACGTCCCGCGCGGCCTCGCCGGCGTCGTCGTGACCGAGACGCAGATCGGCGACGTACGGGGGCGGGAGGGCTTCTACCACTACCGGCAGTACTCGGCGGTGGACCTCGCGCGCACCCGCCGCTTCGAGGACGTCTGGCATCTTCTCGTGCACGGCACCCTGCCCGACGCCGGGCGCGGTGCCGCCTTCGCCGCCGAGACCGCGGCGCTGCGGCGCCTGCCCGAAGAGGTCCGGGCGAGCCTGCCCGCGATCGCCGCCGCGAGCCGCGTCTCCGGCCCGCTGGCCGGACTGCGCACCGGACTCTCCCTGCTGGGCGCCGCGCGGGGATTCGGGCCGCTGTACGACCTGGACGCCGACCGGCGCCGCGCCGACACGCTCGCCGCCTGCGCCGCCGTACCCACGCTGCTCACCGCGTTGTACCGGCTGGGGCGGGGACTGGAGCCCGTGGAGCCGCGCGAGGACCTGCCGTACGCGGCCAACTACCTGTACATGTTGACCGGTTCGGTGCCCGATCCACGTCGAGCCCGGGCGGTCGAGCAATACTTGATCTCCACTATTGATCACGGATTCAACGCATCAACCTTTACGGCGCGGGTCATCGCGTCCACCGGAGCCGACGTGGCGGCCTGTCTGACCGGTGCCGTGGGCGCGCTGTCCGGCCCGTTGCACGGCGGGGCGCCCAGCCGGGCCCTGGACACCCTGGACGCGATCGGCACGCCCGACCGTGTCGAGCCCTGGATCCGGGAACGGGTGCTGGCCGGCGAGCGGATCATGGGCTTCGGGCACGCCGTCTACCGCACGGAGGACCCGCGTTCGCGGATGCTCCGGGAGATCGCCCTCGGATTCGGCGGCCCCCGGGTGGAGTTCGCGGTGGAGGTCGAACGCCGGGTCGAGGCCGTCCTCGCCGAGCTGAAGCCGGGCCGTGAACTCCACACCAATGTCGAGTTCTACGCCGGTGTGGTCATGGAACTGTGCGGCCTGCCCCGGGAGATGTTCACCCCCACCTTCGCGGCGGGCCGGGTGGTCGGCTGGAGCGCCAACATCCTGGAACAGGCGGCCGACTCGAAGATCATCCGCCCGGCGGCGCGCTATGTGGGGCCGGAGCCGGCGGTGGCGGTCCCCGCCGTCTGA
- a CDS encoding GTP-binding protein has product MGNSLAHETDGGRRPQQQIPVVVLAGFLGSGKTTLLNHLLHRSAGSRIGAIVNDFGAIEIDALAVAGALGDSTVSLGNGCLCCAVDAGELDVYLGKLAAPATGIDVIVIEASGLAEPQELVRMVLASEHPGIVYGGLVEVVDAAEFDDTRARHPEIDRHLALADLVVVNKLDRTADPERVLALVGSLTDRAAVVPATYGRVDPEFLFDCRPSEERIGQLTFDDLHEHGDEQGDDQGDGHDTDGLGGSGHAGHLHTGYDSVSFVSDVPLDPRRLMRFLDSRPEGLYRIKGHVDLGPNDPRNRYTMHAVGRFLRFYPEPWPPADERRTQLVLIGSGIDTEALGEELKGCESDAPHADEHGMWGVLRYVQGSEDEPGPEPYDG; this is encoded by the coding sequence TTGGGGAACAGCTTGGCGCACGAGACGGACGGCGGTCGTCGTCCCCAGCAGCAGATCCCGGTCGTCGTCCTGGCCGGGTTTCTCGGATCGGGGAAGACCACGCTGCTCAATCATCTGCTGCACCGCAGCGCGGGCAGCAGGATCGGGGCGATCGTCAATGACTTCGGCGCCATAGAGATCGACGCGCTGGCCGTCGCGGGCGCCCTCGGCGACTCCACCGTCTCCCTCGGCAACGGCTGCCTGTGCTGCGCCGTCGACGCCGGTGAACTCGACGTCTACCTGGGCAAGCTCGCCGCTCCCGCAACCGGCATCGATGTGATCGTCATCGAGGCCAGCGGACTCGCCGAGCCCCAGGAACTGGTGCGGATGGTGCTCGCCAGTGAGCACCCCGGCATCGTCTACGGCGGTCTGGTCGAGGTCGTCGACGCCGCCGAGTTCGACGACACGCGCGCGCGGCACCCCGAGATCGACCGGCATCTCGCGCTGGCCGACCTGGTCGTCGTCAACAAACTGGACCGGACCGCGGACCCCGAACGGGTGCTCGCGCTGGTGGGGTCGCTGACCGACCGGGCCGCCGTCGTGCCCGCCACCTACGGACGCGTCGACCCCGAGTTCCTTTTCGACTGCCGGCCGAGCGAGGAACGCATCGGCCAGCTGACCTTCGACGATCTGCACGAGCACGGCGACGAGCAGGGCGACGACCAGGGCGACGGCCACGACACGGACGGCCTCGGCGGCAGCGGCCACGCCGGGCACCTGCACACCGGCTACGACAGCGTGTCCTTCGTCTCCGACGTCCCCCTGGACCCGCGCCGCCTGATGCGGTTCCTCGACAGCCGGCCCGAGGGGCTGTACCGGATCAAGGGGCATGTCGACCTCGGCCCCAACGACCCCCGCAACCGGTACACCATGCACGCCGTCGGCCGGTTCCTGCGCTTCTACCCCGAGCCCTGGCCGCCCGCCGACGAACGACGCACCCAGCTCGTCCTGATCGGCTCCGGCATCGACACCGAGGCACTCGGCGAGGAACTCAAGGGCTGCGAGAGCGACGCCCCGCACGCCGACGAGCACGGCATGTGGGGCGTCCTGCGCTACGTACAGGGCTCCGAGGACGAACCCGGTCCGGAGCCCTACGACGGCTAG